One Streptomyces umbrinus genomic window, CGAGCTCACGGGCCGGTGCCCGCGTGGACCACAACTTTCGGGCCGCGGGCCTCGACGGCTTCGCCGGCTGGATCGAGGGACTGCTGCGCGCCCGGGGCTACGACATCGACAGCCCGCGCGGCGGCGGCCGTTCGAAGCTCGCCGACGACGCCGGGGTGCACCGGGCCGCCGTGAGCCGGCTGCTCCAGCGGCAGTCCATGCCCGACCTGGAGACGATGCGGCGTATCGCGGCCGTACTCGGCGTGCCGCTGCGGGAGATGCTCATCCGCTCGGGCCGGCTCACCGAGGACGATCTGCCGGTGTCGGACGGTGGGCGCCCCGCGGGCGGTGAGGACCGCCCGTGGCTGAGCGCCGAGGAGGCCGCTCTGCGCATGGGTGTCCCGCCCGAACTGCGGGAGCTGTTCGCCAAGGTGGCCCAGCAGTTCCTGCCGGAGGGCGGCTGACGACGAAGGGGCCGGGGCCGGAGTACTCGGGCCATTGGTCTGCGTGGTCTGCGTGGTCTGCGGGGCCTTGAGGGAGCGCGGCATGGGAATTCCAGGAGGCGGCGGCCCGGACGACGAGGCGGAACGCGTCTCCCGCCTGGTGGGCGAGCTGCTCGTCGGCCTCGGCGAGAAGGTCCGGTCGGCGGGACCGGACTCCGTCCGCGTCCTCACCGAGGAAGAACTCCAACGGCATCAACTGAACTGGTTCCGCGCGGGCTGGGACGAACATGCGCGGGCGACGGGGGAGGGGCCGGCGCGGCGGGAGGGGCGGGCGCGGACCGGCTCCGACGCCTCCGGGCATCCCGACACGGAGGACTTTCCGGTCCCGCCCTCGGCCCGGCTTCTCCGCTTCCCGGAACGCCCGCAGGATGACGAGGGCGGGGGCGCGGGCCGGGACTGATCACTGACCGCCTGGGTGACGCAGGCTCTCAGATGGTCGCGGCAGTGTCCGCGGCTGAGCGAGCCCTGCTTTCTTTCGCCCCCGCCGCCCCTACCCGTCCCATCCCTGGGGGCTGCCGCCCCCAGGCCCCCGCATCGCGCTGACGCGCTCGTCCTCAAGCGCCGGACGGGCTGGGTGGGTGGGGGCTGACGGAGGTGAGTGGGTTGACCGTGGGTCGGTGGGGAAATCGGCCTGCGGCCTCGTCCTCAAACGCCGGACAGGCTGAGTGGGGTGGGCGGAAGATCGGCCTGAACGGCCTTGTTCTCAAGCGCCGGACGGGCTGGAAGGTGCAAGGCGGGCTGGATGATGCAAGGCGGGCTGAAAGACAGGGGCGTAGCCCCGTCTTTCAGGGGCGCGGGGAACTGCGCGCCCAGCCCTCACCGGCCCGCACCCGATGTCAGACAACCACCCCCCAGCCCCTCCGGCGTCTGAGGAGCGGGGGTTCGGGGGCGGAGCCCCTGAGTAAGTGACGATGGGGGAGGGCAGGGGCGGCGGGGGCGAAAAACGTTCGGGTCACCCCATGTGAGCCCCCGGCGCAGCCGTCGCGTCCTGCTGGCGGCCGGCGTTGGCCGCGAAGGCCGTGACGACAAGGCCCGCCAGAAACATCCCCGCGGCGGCGACGAACGCCATCGTGTAGCCGTGCGTCAGCGCCTCCCCGGCCCGGGACACCAGCCCGAAGTCCTCGGTGGCCAGCCCTCGGTAGAGGGACGCGGCCGCATCGGGCAGCTTCCCGTCGGCAGCCGACGTGGAGATCGTGGACAGAACCGCAAGCCCCAATGCCCCACCAACCTGCTGCGCGGTGTTCAGCAGCGCGGACGCGACCCCGGTGTCCAGATGGCCGACCCCGCTCACCGCCCCGAGTGTCATCGGCACGAAACCCATGCCGAGCCCGAGCGCGGTGACGAACATCGCCGGCATGAGATGGGCGGCGTACGACGAGTCCGCCTCCAGCGTCGCGAACCAGCCCATGCCCACCGCGGCGACCAGCAGCCCCGGCCCGGCGATCAGCCGAGGGGCGAAGCGCGCGACCAGCTTGGAGCTGACCCCCGCCGCCGCGGCCATACCGAAGCTGAACGGCAGATACGCGAAGCCGGTCTTCACGGGGCTGCCGTCGACGGCACGCCCGCCTGACTCGGGACGAAGCCCAAACGTAGCAGTCGATATCCGCCGGGAGGGGCGAGAATGCGCATTCTCAAAATGTGGTTCTTCTCGCCCTTGACGGGCGATCTTAATTGTGGGCGCTCGGGAATTGAATTCCGTCGCGAGTGCTCACACTTCGAGCCGTTCTGTCAAATGCGAGCAGGGTCCGGCGCGGTGTCGTCCCTGGCCGGAAGGGGTGGGCGTTTCTCCGGCGGGAAACACCGCCCACCCTCTTCCGTGATTCACGAACCCCGTGAACCCTTTGCCGTGAACCCCTTTGTCAGGGGGCCGGATCGGCGGGGGCCGGGCGGCACAACGTCGGCTCGTCGAAGATCTCGGCGAGGTCGCAGGCCAGATCGTCGTCCCAGTCGGCGGCGTCGGCGCCGGTCCAGTCCTCCACGGCGGTGACCCCCTGCTCCTTCGTCTCCGACGGGGCCACCTGCGCTGCCTGTGCCGCCTGCGTCATCTGCTCCACGGACGGCTTCGGGGGGGCTTGGAGCCAGCTCTCGAGGGGGCGTTCCGTGTAGCTCTCGACGCAGGCGACGATCGCCTCGCGGAGCGTGCCGGTATCGGTGAGCCCGGCGAGCGAGGACCAGTCGGCGGCACACGGGTCGGGGGCGGGCTCGGGTGCGGCCGTCGCGGAGGTGGCCGTCACGGCCAGGCAGCCGGCCGCCAGAAGCGGTATGAGGCATCGGGAGAGCGTGCGCATGGGGACTCCAGAGTGAGTGAGGACACGGGCGGGACGAACTGCCTGCTCCCGGCACCTCCTCCCAGCAACTTCCGAGAGCCGCGCCACCGCAATCCGTACGCGGCCGAACAGGTGCCCGTACTGACCCGGACGTGGCGTTCTGGCCGCTTCCGCCCAGGTCCGCCCCACCCTCGACCCCCTCGTGCGACGCGCGTGTGGACCCCTGCCCGACGGATTTCCCCCACATCACCCCGGTCTCTCCACAGGTTTCCGTTGCGATCTCGTTAGCAGTTACTCCTTGACGCACCAGGAACCCCGACGTTGGCTTTTGTCACCTGGGCCCGCACGGTTGCGCCCTCGTCCGGAAGGCACCCGAAAGTGAACAGCGCCATACGTCGTACCGCCGTAGCCGTCTCGGCTTCCACGATGACCCTCATGCTCGCCGCATGCGGAGCACTGGACGGGAGCAGCGGCGGCGACGAAGCGAGCCCGACCAAGGGCGACGACATCACGGTGGGGCTGCTGCTGCCGGAGAAGTCGAACTCGCGCTACGAGAAGTTCGACTACCCGATCATCAAGGAGAAGGTCGAGACGCTGACCGACGGCAAGGGGAAGGTCGTCTACGAGAACGCCGAGCAGGACGCGGCCGAGCAGAACAAGCAGCTCGCGCGGATGGTGGCCGACAAGGTCGACGTACTCCTCGTGGACGCGGTGGACTCCAAGGCCATCGCCTCCGGCGTGAAGCAGGCCAAGGAGGCGGGGATTCCCGTCATCGCGTACGACAGGCTGGCCGAGGGGCCGATCGACGCGTACGTCTCGTTCGACAACGAGGCGGTCGGCCAGGTGCAGGGCCGGGCCCTCGCCGACGAGCTCAACGGCGGCAAGACGCAGAAGATCGTCATGATGAACGGCGCGGTGACGGACCCGAACGCCGCCCAGTTCAAGGAGGGCGCCCTCACCGAACTCAAGGGCAAGGTGACGATCGCCAAGTCGTACGACACCAAGGAGTGGAAGCCGGCCAACGCCCGGGCCAACATGATGGCCGCGATCTCCGCCGTCGGCGCCGACAACATCGCCGGGGTGTACTCCGCCAACGACGGCATGGCGGGCGGCATCATCTCCGCGCTGAAGGCGGCCGGGGTCACCGACCTGCCGCCGATCACCGGGCAGGACGCCGAGCTGGACGCGGTGCAGCGCGTCGTCATCGGCGACCAGTTCATGAGCGTCTACAAGCCGTACCCGCAGGAGGCCGAGACCGCCGCCGAGATGGCCGTGGCCGTCGTCCGCGGCTTCGGCATCGAGTTCGACTCCCTGACCCCCGACAAGGCCAGCAGCCCCACGAAGAAGAACATCCCGTCCAACCTCCTCCAGGTCTCCGCCCTGACCAAGGACACCATCAAGTCGACGGTCCTCCGGGACGGCATCTACACGGCCGACCAGATCTGCACGGCCAAGTACAAGGCGGCCTGCGATTCCCTCGGCATCAAGTAGCACTTTGTGCGGTGCGTGGTCGACGCGCGTAACCGGGATGGTTCAGGGGGTTTCCCACATCTGTGGAAAAACCCCTGAACCTCTCGGCCCACGGGGGCCCGGGAAGTCACGCCACCCGGGAACTCACGCCACCCGGGTGAACTCCACCGTCACCTCCGGCGGGCCCCCGGCGACCCCGCGGTAGATGCCCTTGTGCGGGGTCACGTCGTCGTAGTCGCGGCCTCGGCCGACCACGACGTGGGACTCGTTGGCGCGGGTGCGGTTGGTGGGGTCGTGGCCGGTCCAGTCGCCGGCCCAGTACTCGATCCAGGCGTGGCTCTGGCCGGCGACGGGGCGGTGCAGTTCCGCGTCCCGTTCGGGGTGCAGGTAGCCGGACACGTAGCGGGTCGGCAGGCCGAGTGCCCGCAGGAGTCCGGCCGTGAGGTGGGCTATGTCCTGGCAGACGCCCGCGCCCTGGTCCCAGGCCTCGGCCGCGCTCGTGTTCACACCGGTGGAGCCCGGGATGTACGAGACCCGGTCGGCGACCAGGTCCGAGACCGCGACCGCCGTCTCGTGCGGGTCCAGGCCCGCGGCCGCCGCGCGGGCCCGCTCGACCAGCTCCTCGGGGACGGCCGTACGGGAGGTCTGGACCGCATGTTCCAGGAGGCGGGAGTTCGCCACCTGGTCGGCCACCTCCGCCCAGGCCGGGGCCGGTGACAGGTCGGCCGGCGGTGACGTCTCCACCAGGCTCACCGCCGTGATCGTCAGATCCTCGTGCGGCTCCATCAGGTCGAAGCCGGTGACCTGGGTGCCCCAGTAGTCCCAGTACGACCAGGTCGGTGTGGACGGGTTGACCAGGACGCGGGCGTCCAGCGTCGTCTGGCCCGGCAGCGTCAGCGGGGTCATGCGGACCTCGTTGTGGGAGCGGACCGCGGCCTGCGCGTACGAGACACGGGTGATGTGCCGGATGCGGAGCCGGCGGGTCATCGGCGCGCTCGTGTTGGAGTTCATACTCGTGTTCGCGTTCATGCTCACGCTCCTTCCTGGGCCCACTCGACGGGCCCCTGGTACGGGAAGAACCTCTCCGCGACCGCCTCGGCGGAGGCCATGCAGGACGTCTGCAACTCCCGTAGGAGGGAGGGGAGTACGTCCTCCAGAGCCGTCGAGTCCAGGTATTCGAGGCGGGTGCGCATCCTGCCGATCGGGCGGCGCGCCGGATCCTGGCGCGGGCGGCCGAGCGCCGCCAGGCACTCCTCCGCCGTGGTCAGCGCGTGCAGCACCGACCGCGGGAACTCCCGGTCCATGATGAGGAACTCGGCCACCCGGGCGGTGTCCCCGAAACCGCCGTACACCCGCGCGTACGCCTCGTCCGCCCCGCTCGCGCTGAGCAGCGTCGGCCAGTCGGGCGCGTGCGCCGCGTCCAGCACCCGTACGGACAGCAGCCGTACGGTCATGTCCACCCGCTCCAGGCTCCTGCCGAGCACCACGAAACGCCAGCTGTCGTCCCGGCTCATCGTCGAGTCGGCCAGCCCGAAGAAGAGCGCGGCCCGTCGGCGGACCAGCTCCAGATAGGCGTACGGACCGGTGCGGCGGGCCGCCAGACGCTGGTCGGCGAGGGCGTGCCAGGTGGAGTTGAGGCACTCCCACATCTCGGAGGACACCGCCTCGCGGGCACTGCGCGCGTTCAGCCGGGCGGCGCCCAGCGCACCCTCGATGGAACAGGTCGAGCGGGCGTCGAAGGCCAGCTGGTCCAGGACCTGTTGCATGTCGACGGCGTCGGTGCCGGCGTCGACGCCGAGGATCGCGTACAGGGAACGGCAGGCGACGTCCTCGTCCCGCCAGGGGTCTTCGAGGAGCCGGTGCAGATACGCGTCGAGGATGCGGCCGGTGGTGTCGGCCCGTTCGACATAGCGGCCCGTCCAGGTCAGTGCCTCGGCGATGCGGGAGAGGATCACGTCGTTCACGGCCGTACCTCCTGCTGCTTGAGCGGCTTGTGCTGCATGTGCTGCCTGAGCTGTTCGAGCTGCTTGTGCGGGCACTCCATGTGTGGCTGTCATTGCTGCTGCGCCCCTTCCTGCGGGACGAGGCGTTCGCCGTCGGGGCCGAGCTGACGCGGGGCGACCTCGGGCAGGGGGCCCGTGGGCTCCGCCGCCGGTCCCTCCGCCGGTCCCTCCGCGAGCACCCAGGTGTCCTTGGAGCCGCCGCCCTGGCTGGAGTTGACGATGAGGTTGCCCTCCTGGAGCGCGACCCGGGTGAGCCCGCCGGGCAGCACCCACACATCGCTGCCGTCGTTCACGGCGAACGGCCGGAGATCGATGTGGCGCGGAGCCATCCGCTCGCCCGCGAGGGTCGGGGAGGTGGACAGGGCCACCGGCCGCTGGGCGATCCACCCCCGAGGATCGGCGACGACCTCTTTGCGTACGCGATCGAGTGTCTGCCGGTCCGCGTGCGGTCCTATCACGATGCCCTGCCCGCCGGCCCCGTCGACCGGCTTCACGACGAGCTGGTCGAGCTGGTCGAGGACTGCCTCCAACTGCCCAGGTTCATCAGGGCGAAACGATTCGACATTGGGGAGGACCGGTTCCTCGGACAGGTAGTACCGGATGAGATCGGGAACGTACGTGTAGAGCAGCTTGTCGTCCGCGATGCCGTTGCCCACGGCGTTCGCGAGTGTGACGTTCCCGGCCTGGGCGGCGTTCATGATGCCGGGGCAGCCGATCACCGAGTCGGGCCGGAAGTGCAGCGGGTCGAGGAAGTCGTCGTCGAGCCGCCGGTATACGACATGGACGGGCATCTCGCCGCGCGTGGTCCGCATCCACACCCGGTTCCCGCGGCAGACCAGATCGTGCCCCTCCACCAGCTGCACGCCCATCAGCCGTGCCAGCAGGGCGTGTTCGAAGTAGGCGGCGTTGCTGGGGCCCGGGGTGAGCACGACGACGCGCGGGTCGCCGACCCCGTCGGGCGCCGCCGCGCGCAGCGCCGCGAGCAGCCGCTGCCCGTACCCGTCGACCGGCAGCACATGCTGCTCCGCGAAGAGCGAGGGGAAGATCCGGGTCATCGCCCGCCGGTTCTCGATGACGTACGAGACGCCGGACGGCACCCGGACGTTGTCCTCCAGGACCCGGAAGTCGCCCGCCTCGTCCCGTACGAGATCGATGCCGGCGACGTGGATGCGTACCCCTCCCGGGGGCTCCACGCCGTGCGCGGCCCGGTGGAAGTGGGGGGAGTTGAGGAGGAGCCGCCAGGGCACGACCCCGTCCTCGAAGGCCCGGCACGGTCCATACGCGTCCGCGAGGTAGGCCTCCAGAGCCCTGACCCGTTGAGAAACCCCGCGCTGGATGAGATCCCATTCCAGCGCGTCCAGCACGCGCGGCACGAGGTCCAGCGGCCAGGGCCGCTCCTCCCCCGCGAACGCGTACGTCACACCGCGGTCCGTGAACGACCGGGCCATCTGATCGGCCCTGAACCGAAGTTCGGCCGGTTCCATCGGTTGGAGTGCCGCCAGAACCGGCTCATAGGCGGTCCTGACCTCACCCGGCCGCTCAAACATCTCGTCCCACGCGTCGGCCAACGCGTATGCGTCAAATATGTCCGCCATGGCCTGACGTTAGATGCGGCACGTAACACGACGATCACTCGGTGATTTCCGGCAGCTCACGCAGGTGATCGAGGGGCGGGGCGAGGGGCGGTGGGGCGTGCGGGACCTTGTAATAAGCACACCTATAATAGATTCCCTGCTTATTGAATCCTTGCAAGAGGACGCGGCACACCTGGAGGCCCCGTGATTCCCAAACCCGAGACCATGTTCGACCGCGACTTCGAGTGGGCGGAGCTCGTGCGCTACGCGGGTTACCAGGGGCCCGAGGCCACATTGGGCGTGGTGTCCGGGCGGCGGCGGCAGGGCAAGACCTTTCTGCTGGACGGGGTGTGCCGGGCGAACGGCGGGTTCTTCTTCGCGGCCAGTGAGGCCACCGAGGCCGAATCGCTAAGGCAGTTCGGCGCGGCGATGGCCCGGTTCCAGGGGCGGCGGACGCCGTACCGGTTCGCGCACTGGGACGAGGCCGTCGAGGCGATGATGCGGCTCGCGACGTCGGACACCGGACCACTGACCGTCGTACTCGACGAGTTCCCGTTCCTGGTCAAGGCCTCGCCCGAGTTGCCCTCACTGCTCCAGCGCGCCCTGGGGCCGCAGGGGCGCCGGGAGGGCGGGCCCGTCCGGCTGCTGCTGTGCGGATCGGCGCTGTCCTTCATGGGCAACCTGCTCTCCGGTACGGCGCCGCTGCGCGGCCGGGCGAGCCTGGAGCTGGTCGTGCCGACGCTCGACTACCGGTCCGCCGCCCGGTTCTGGGGCGTCGAGGACCCCCGCCTGGCTCTCGTGCTCAACTCCGTAGTAGGCGGCACCCCCGCCTATGGCCGTGAGTTCGTGCTCGGCGACACCCCCGCCGACCTCGACGACTTCGGCCCCTGGATACTGCGCAACGTCCTCAACCCCGGCCGCCCTCTCTTCCGCGAGGCGCGATTCCTCCTCGCCGAGGAGCCGGATCTGCGTGACACCGCGCTCTACCACGGCGTCCTCGCTGCCATCGCCCAGGGCAACCACACCCGGGGCGGTATCGCGAGCTTCCTGGAACGCAAGTCCACCGACCTCGGCCACGCGCTGACCGTCCTCGAGGACACCGGCATGATCACGCGCGATCCGGACGCCTTCCATGGCAAGCGTTCCGCCTACCGTATTGCCGAGCCCATCCTCACCTTCTACTACGCCGTCATGCGCCCGGAGTGGAGCGATCTGGAGCGGCCGGGACAGGCGCCGGCCGTCTGGGAGCGGTCGCAGTCCACCTTCCGCAGCAAGGTCGTCGGCCCGCACTTCGAACAGATCTGCCGCACCTGGGCCCGTTGGTACGCCTCCGCCGACACCCTGGGCGGACAGCGAACCCGCGTCGAGTCCGGCACGGTCGCGGACCCCACGGCCAGGACCAGCCGCGAGGTCGACCTGGCGGTCTTCGGACGTGCGGACG contains:
- a CDS encoding helix-turn-helix domain-containing protein, which codes for MASTSSRAGARVDHNFRAAGLDGFAGWIEGLLRARGYDIDSPRGGGRSKLADDAGVHRAAVSRLLQRQSMPDLETMRRIAAVLGVPLREMLIRSGRLTEDDLPVSDGGRPAGGEDRPWLSAEEAALRMGVPPELRELFAKVAQQFLPEGG
- a CDS encoding sugar ABC transporter substrate-binding protein is translated as MLAACGALDGSSGGDEASPTKGDDITVGLLLPEKSNSRYEKFDYPIIKEKVETLTDGKGKVVYENAEQDAAEQNKQLARMVADKVDVLLVDAVDSKAIASGVKQAKEAGIPVIAYDRLAEGPIDAYVSFDNEAVGQVQGRALADELNGGKTQKIVMMNGAVTDPNAAQFKEGALTELKGKVTIAKSYDTKEWKPANARANMMAAISAVGADNIAGVYSANDGMAGGIISALKAAGVTDLPPITGQDAELDAVQRVVIGDQFMSVYKPYPQEAETAAEMAVAVVRGFGIEFDSLTPDKASSPTKKNIPSNLLQVSALTKDTIKSTVLRDGIYTADQICTAKYKAACDSLGIK
- a CDS encoding transglutaminase family protein — encoded protein: MTRRLRIRHITRVSYAQAAVRSHNEVRMTPLTLPGQTTLDARVLVNPSTPTWSYWDYWGTQVTGFDLMEPHEDLTITAVSLVETSPPADLSPAPAWAEVADQVANSRLLEHAVQTSRTAVPEELVERARAAAAGLDPHETAVAVSDLVADRVSYIPGSTGVNTSAAEAWDQGAGVCQDIAHLTAGLLRALGLPTRYVSGYLHPERDAELHRPVAGQSHAWIEYWAGDWTGHDPTNRTRANESHVVVGRGRDYDDVTPHKGIYRGVAGGPPEVTVEFTRVA
- a CDS encoding alpha-E domain-containing protein, producing MNDVILSRIAEALTWTGRYVERADTTGRILDAYLHRLLEDPWRDEDVACRSLYAILGVDAGTDAVDMQQVLDQLAFDARSTCSIEGALGAARLNARSAREAVSSEMWECLNSTWHALADQRLAARRTGPYAYLELVRRRAALFFGLADSTMSRDDSWRFVVLGRSLERVDMTVRLLSVRVLDAAHAPDWPTLLSASGADEAYARVYGGFGDTARVAEFLIMDREFPRSVLHALTTAEECLAALGRPRQDPARRPIGRMRTRLEYLDSTALEDVLPSLLRELQTSCMASAEAVAERFFPYQGPVEWAQEGA
- a CDS encoding circularly permuted type 2 ATP-grasp protein, with amino-acid sequence MADIFDAYALADAWDEMFERPGEVRTAYEPVLAALQPMEPAELRFRADQMARSFTDRGVTYAFAGEERPWPLDLVPRVLDALEWDLIQRGVSQRVRALEAYLADAYGPCRAFEDGVVPWRLLLNSPHFHRAAHGVEPPGGVRIHVAGIDLVRDEAGDFRVLEDNVRVPSGVSYVIENRRAMTRIFPSLFAEQHVLPVDGYGQRLLAALRAAAPDGVGDPRVVVLTPGPSNAAYFEHALLARLMGVQLVEGHDLVCRGNRVWMRTTRGEMPVHVVYRRLDDDFLDPLHFRPDSVIGCPGIMNAAQAGNVTLANAVGNGIADDKLLYTYVPDLIRYYLSEEPVLPNVESFRPDEPGQLEAVLDQLDQLVVKPVDGAGGQGIVIGPHADRQTLDRVRKEVVADPRGWIAQRPVALSTSPTLAGERMAPRHIDLRPFAVNDGSDVWVLPGGLTRVALQEGNLIVNSSQGGGSKDTWVLAEGPAEGPAAEPTGPLPEVAPRQLGPDGERLVPQEGAQQQ
- a CDS encoding AAA family ATPase, giving the protein MFDRDFEWAELVRYAGYQGPEATLGVVSGRRRQGKTFLLDGVCRANGGFFFAASEATEAESLRQFGAAMARFQGRRTPYRFAHWDEAVEAMMRLATSDTGPLTVVLDEFPFLVKASPELPSLLQRALGPQGRREGGPVRLLLCGSALSFMGNLLSGTAPLRGRASLELVVPTLDYRSAARFWGVEDPRLALVLNSVVGGTPAYGREFVLGDTPADLDDFGPWILRNVLNPGRPLFREARFLLAEEPDLRDTALYHGVLAAIAQGNHTRGGIASFLERKSTDLGHALTVLEDTGMITRDPDAFHGKRSAYRIAEPILTFYYAVMRPEWSDLERPGQAPAVWERSQSTFRSKVVGPHFEQICRTWARWYASADTLGGQRTRVESGTVADPTARTSREVDLAVFGRADDGREVLLAIGEAKWNETMGAGHLDRLRRIRELLGKRSGADAAGTRLLCFSGAGFTDNLRGTAATDPSVQLIDLGRLYRGE